TCGATGATGAGGAAGTTGGCGTAACTGGCTGCCAGCCTTCGGTTTTCATCGATGATGGGCTGCGCCCACGGCAACGGGAACAGGCGGTAGGGCTTGCCGTCGCGGGTGCGCAGCGCGGCCAGTTCGGCGGCCATGGCCTGCAACTCGGCGTAGTGCGAATCGGCCGGGTCGTCGCAGCCCTGGTAGACGATGGCATCGGGCGCGGCGAAGCGGGCCAGGGTGTCGATGTGGGCGTCGGTGTCGTCGCCCTCCAGGTAACCGTGGTCCAGCCACAGCACCCGGTCCTGGCGCAGCCAGTCCGACAGTTGCGCGGTGATCTGTTCGCGGCTGGCGTCCGGATGGCGCTCGTGCAGGCAGCGCCAGGTGCTCAACAGGGTGCCCGCGCCGTCGGTTTCGATAGCGCCGCCTTCCAAGGCAAAATCAATGCTTTGGCGATCACTGTTCAAGAAGATTCCCTGATCGTGCAGGCGCTCGACCAGCAAGTCGTCCTGGCTGGCGTCGAACTTGCCGCCCCAGCCGGTGAAGCGGAAGTCCAGCAGGCGGAACCCGTCGCCCTCGCGCAGGGTGATCGGGCCGGAATCGCGCAGCCAGGTGTCGTCGTAGGGCGCTTCGACGAAGCGCACCCGGCCCATGTCGATGCGCGCCGAGGACAGGCGCGCGCGGGCGTAGGCCTGCACGTCGTCGTCGGCCACGCAGACGATCGCCGGCTGGAAGCGGGTGATGGCCGCGACCAGGGCGATGTAGGTCTCCTCGACCTCGCCCAGGCGGTCGGCCCAGTCGGTGTCGGCGTTGGGCCAGGCGATCAGGACCGCGGACTGGGGTTCCCACTCCGCGGGGAAGCGCAATGCGTGCTCGCTCAAAACAGCTATGTCCGGTACGGGGCGTCAGCGCACGGGCGGCTTGGGCCCGATCTCTTCGGCGTCGGCCTTGTTGGCGACCACGTCGACCACCTTGTTCTTCTCGAAGTACACGGTGAACGCCGGGTAGACCCAACGGTTGATGGTGGGCCACTGGCGCTTCTGGCCGCCGCGCGGGTCCAGGCGTTCGGCCGGGGCGCCGTAGCGGGACTCGACCTGGGCCATGGTCTGGCCGCGGGCGGGCATGGCCGCCTTGTTCTCTTCGGACACGCGCTCGATCAGCAGGGTGTCGGCGGAGGCGGCGGTGGACAGGAGCAGCAGGGCGGTGGCGAATGCGGCGGCGCGGACGGACATGGGTGCAACCTCGCTGGATGACGCGAGATTGTACGCACAAGGGCCGAGCGCACGGCAGCACGCGGCCGTCACGTTTTCGCGATCCGGACGCGCCCGGGCAGGGCGCGCCGCGCAACGCAGAAAGGCCGCCTTGCGGCGGCCTTCCAGGCGAACGGTCGCGGCGCTTTTAAGGCGCCAGGACAGCGTCTATTAGCGCTGACGCGCTTTGAAACGCGGGTTCGACTTGCAGATCACGAAGACCTTGCCACGGCGGCGAACGACTTTGCAGTCGCGGTGACGGGCCTTCGCCGACTTCAGGGAGGACAGGACCTTCATGACAGACCTCGGCAACAGGATTGGAATAAACAGCCCGCGATCATAGCGGGTATTTCCCACTGCGATCAAGTGCTTGCACGAAAATAATTCGCGCCCCCGTCGAAAAGGGGGCGCGGCGGGCGCCGGACGCGGGTCCGCGGCGGCGTCCTTGCATAATAGCCGACATGAACAGCCCCCACGACAGCAGCACCCCCGTACTCACCATCGACGGCCCCTCCGGCTCCGGCAAGGGCACCATCAGCCGCCTGGTCTCGCAGGCCCTGGGCTGGCACTACCTGGACTCCGGCGCCCTGTACCGCGCGGTCGGCGTGGCCGCCGGCTGGGCCGACCTGGACCTGGCCGACCCGGCCGCCCTGGTCCGCTGCGCCTTCGACACCCGCATCGGCTTCCGCGACGACGAGCGCGGCGAGCTGCGGGTGCTGGTCAACGACCTGGACGCCACCGACGAGCTGCGCACCGAGACCGCCGGCGCGGCCGCCTCGGCCATCGCCGCCATCCCCGAGGTCCGGGCCGCGCTCAAGGACCGCCAGCGCGCCTTCCGCCAGCCGCCCGGCCTGGTCGCCGACGGCCGCGACATGGGCACGGTCATCTTCCCCGACGCTGCCTACAAGGTGTTCCTGACCGCCAGTGCCGAGGAAAGGGCCGAAAGGCGCTATAAGCAGTTGAAAGACAAAGGGGTTTCCGTTACTTTAGACGGTCTGCTGCGGGAGATCCTCGCCCGCGACGCCCGCGACGCACAGCGCGCGGTGGCTCCTTTGCGCCCGGCGCCCGACGCCGTGCACATCGACACCACCGGCCTGGGCATCGCCCAGGTGGTCGAACGCGTGTTGGCCTTGTTGCCGCCGCGCTGACGTTCGCGCAAACGCGGACCGAACGCAGCAGAAGAGCTCCCGCCGCAATCCCGCGGCGGGTTTCACAACGACACATGGCGCAGTTCCTTATGGGAACGGTGCGGTAGCGCCACACAACGGGTGGGTCGACCACGCGCTGCTTGCGTCGCCATGTCGGCGACGATGCCAGCCGGTGCGGCCCGTGTGTTCAACCGAGTAATCAACTAATGACCGAATCATTTGCCGAGCTGTTCGAACAGAGCCAGCAGTACCTGGCCAAGCTGAAGCCGGGCGCCATCGTCACCGGTACCGTCGTGGAAGTCCGCGGCGACGTGGTGGTGATCAACGCCGGCCTGAAGTCCGAAGGCATCGTGCCGATCGAACAGTTCCGTAACGACGCCGGCGAGATCGACGTTGCCGAAGGCGACGAGGTCAAGGTCGCCCTCGACTCCATCGAGAACGGCTTTGGCGAAACCGTGCTGTCGCGCGAGAAGGCCAAGCGCGCCATGGTGTGGGACGAGCTCGAAGCGGCGCTCGAAAAGAACGAAACCATCACCGGCCGCATCAGCGGCAAGGTCAAGGGTGGTTTCACCGTCGACATCAAGGATGTCCGCGGCTTCCTGCCCGGTTCGCTGGTGGACGTGCGCCCGGTGCGCGACTCCGCCTACCTGGAAGGCAAGGAACTCGAGTTCAAGCTCATCAAGCTGGACCGCAAGCGCAATAACATCGTCGTCTCCCGCCGTGCGGTGGTCGAGAGCGAGTACAGCGTCGAGCGCGAGCAGCTGATGGAGAAGCTGCAGGAAGGCGCGATCCTCAAGGGTGTGGTCAAGAACCTCACCGACTACGGCGCGTTCGTGGACCTGGGCGGCATCGACGGCCTGCTGCACATCACCG
The sequence above is a segment of the Lysobacter silvisoli genome. Coding sequences within it:
- the cmk gene encoding (d)CMP kinase, translating into MNSPHDSSTPVLTIDGPSGSGKGTISRLVSQALGWHYLDSGALYRAVGVAAGWADLDLADPAALVRCAFDTRIGFRDDERGELRVLVNDLDATDELRTETAGAAASAIAAIPEVRAALKDRQRAFRQPPGLVADGRDMGTVIFPDAAYKVFLTASAEERAERRYKQLKDKGVSVTLDGLLREILARDARDAQRAVAPLRPAPDAVHIDTTGLGIAQVVERVLALLPPR
- a CDS encoding agmatine deiminase family protein → MSEHALRFPAEWEPQSAVLIAWPNADTDWADRLGEVEETYIALVAAITRFQPAIVCVADDDVQAYARARLSSARIDMGRVRFVEAPYDDTWLRDSGPITLREGDGFRLLDFRFTGWGGKFDASQDDLLVERLHDQGIFLNSDRQSIDFALEGGAIETDGAGTLLSTWRCLHERHPDASREQITAQLSDWLRQDRVLWLDHGYLEGDDTDAHIDTLARFAAPDAIVYQGCDDPADSHYAELQAMAAELAALRTRDGKPYRLFPLPWAQPIIDENRRLAASYANFLIIDGAVLMPAYGDARDAEAQAVLAQAFPDREIVAVPCRPLIWQNGSLHCITMQLPRGVVA
- the ykgO gene encoding type B 50S ribosomal protein L36, with amino-acid sequence MKVLSSLKSAKARHRDCKVVRRRGKVFVICKSNPRFKARQR